CCCTGCATGCTCTGGGTGTCGACGCGGTAGCGAACTCCAACCCGGGCCTGATCGATCTTGCCGATCCGATCCGCTACTCGCCTGTGCAGTCTGTGATGTTCGGCCTCGGGCTCGTCTCGATTGCTGTCGGGCTGGTGATCTTCGCTCTACGGAACCGCTACGCGATGGTGTTGGCCGCCGGATTCATCCTGTTTCTCCCGCAGTTCTACGCCCCGCCGGCCCTGCGGATCGCCCACGGATTACTGATCGCCGTAGGGGCGATCATCGCCGCGCGAGCGGTGGCAGGCGGTTCGGTCCGGTCTGCTCAGCCGATCTCGATGATCACCGGAGCGTGATCGCTGGCTCCCTTGCCCTTGCGTTCCTCGCGGTCGATCGAGGCACCGGTGATCCGGGCCGAGAGCGCAGGCGAGGTCAGCGCCATGTCGATGCGTAGGCCCTGCTTCTTGGGAAACCGCAGCTGCGTGTAATCCCAGTAGGTATACGTTCCGGGCTCGGGAGTGAACTGCCGCGTCACCTCGGTGAATCCGGCGTCGGCGAATGCGGCAAAAGCATCACGCTCGGCCTGGGAGGTGTGGGTCTTGCCCTCGAACAGCGCAGGATCCCAGACGTCGTCGTCGGTGGGCGCGATGTTCCAGTCGCCCACGAGCGCGATCTGGGCCTCCGGATCGGCCGCAACCCACGCCTGAGCGTCGGCCTTCAGGGCGGCGAGCCATTCGAGTTTGTAGGTGTAGTGCGGGTCGGCGAGGTCGCGGCCGTTCGGCACGTAGAGGCTCCAGACGCGCACACCGTCACACGTGGCTCCGATGGCGCGGGCTTCCTGCGCGGGATCGATCTCGGGATCCTTGCTGAACCCGGGCTGATCCTCGAACCCGATCTGCACGTCGTCGAGACCGACTCGGGACGCGATGGCGACGCCGTTCCACTGACTCAGTCCGACGTGGGCCACCTCGTATCCGATATCGGTGAACCGCTGATACGGAAACTGTGCGTCCTTGCACTTGGTTTCCTGCATCGCGAGTACATCGACATCGGATCGCTGCAACCAATCGACGATTCGATCCTGACGAGAGCGGACGGAGTTCACATTCCAGGTAGCCAAGCGCACGGAGAGGAACCCTATAGAACGCCGCCGACACGGTGTCCGACCGATCGCCTCAGTGTGAATCCGGTCGCGCGTAGCGATAGTGGTGATGGTCGACGAAGCCCAGGTCTCGGTACAGGGCGAGCGCGACGGTGTTGTCGACGGCCACCTGCAGGTACGCGTGGGTTGCGCCGTGCTCGCGTCCCCACCGCACCAGTTCGCCGCACATCAAGGTGCCGAGTCCGTTGCGGCGATGTTCGGGGGAGACCCAGAGGGAGGTCAGTCCCACCCAGTGGCGACCGTCCGGGGCGGTGGTGACCGCCGCTCGTCCGACTGCGATCGCGCCTGATCCGACTGCACCTGCTCCGAGCGTGCCGAACCCGAGGGTGCCCTCGTGGATCGCCGACGCCACTTCTGCAGCGCCGTGAGGTGCTGCGCGACCCTGGTAGTGCAGTGACGTCAGCCAGTCGGTGGTCGGCTCCGCCGTGACGGTGATGGCCGAGTCGCCCTCGCGCAGAACAAGATTCGAGATGTCTGCCGCCATGACGGCACTCTCGTTGTACGACGTCCATCCGGCCGGAGCGGTGCCGAGACGATCGGGTAGCGACAGCGTCGGCGTCAATCCCCGTGCGGTGTATCGATCGCAGATTCTCGCCAGCGTCTCGGGCGTCGTCGACGCCCCGGGCTCGAGCGGTGCCGCCGAATTGGCGCGACCGGTGAAACCGTGACCGAAGCGCAGCTGCCAACCGTCGATCCATTCTCGCTCGACGCCCGGCCATCCGTCGGCGGCGGCAGCTTCGAGTGCCCTGATCTCCGACGTCCGAATCGGCTTCGGGCCCAACGGTTTCAAGGCTACGACGCGCTCGGCGGCAACCTGCACCAACGATCCGTCCCGGCCGCGGACCGAGACGGCATCGGCGTCGAGCGTCACCAGCTCACCGATCACGTCCGTCATCGGATGGGTGTGCCCGGGCGGCAGCCGATAGCGGAGCATCACCCGGGTACCCACCGGAATGCTCACTGGTCGACGATCATCGGGTCGGTCAGTCTTCGTCTTCGTCGTCGTGCCCGAACGGATCGTCGACGGTGCCGGGCGTCCAGCTCAGCCCCGGCACGCCCCAGCCGGCGCGCTTGATGGCCTTCTTGGCTGCCCGTGCGTGTCGTCCGATGAGTACGTCGGTGTAGAGGAAACCGTCGAGATGACCCACTTCGTGTTGGAGCATCCGAGCGAAGAAGCCTCGGCCTTCGATGTCGACGGGATCGCCCTTCGCATCGGTGCCGGTCACCCGAGCCCAGTCGGCGCGGCCGGTGGGGTGCTGCTCGCCGGGAACCGACAGGCAGCCCTCGTCGTCGTCATCGGGATCGGGCATCGTCTCGGGAATCTCGGACGTCTCGAGGACGGGGTTGACGACCTCCCCGCGTCGCCGGAAGACCTTGCCGTCCGCGC
The nucleotide sequence above comes from Rhodococcoides fascians A25f. Encoded proteins:
- a CDS encoding exodeoxyribonuclease III → MRLATWNVNSVRSRQDRIVDWLQRSDVDVLAMQETKCKDAQFPYQRFTDIGYEVAHVGLSQWNGVAIASRVGLDDVQIGFEDQPGFSKDPEIDPAQEARAIGATCDGVRVWSLYVPNGRDLADPHYTYKLEWLAALKADAQAWVAADPEAQIALVGDWNIAPTDDDVWDPALFEGKTHTSQAERDAFAAFADAGFTEVTRQFTPEPGTYTYWDYTQLRFPKKQGLRIDMALTSPALSARITGASIDREERKGKGASDHAPVIIEIG
- a CDS encoding N-acetylglutamate synthase, CG3035 family, producing MLRYRLPPGHTHPMTDVIGELVTLDADAVSVRGRDGSLVQVAAERVVALKPLGPKPIRTSEIRALEAAAADGWPGVEREWIDGWQLRFGHGFTGRANSAAPLEPGASTTPETLARICDRYTARGLTPTLSLPDRLGTAPAGWTSYNESAVMAADISNLVLREGDSAITVTAEPTTDWLTSLHYQGRAAPHGAAEVASAIHEGTLGFGTLGAGAVGSGAIAVGRAAVTTAPDGRHWVGLTSLWVSPEHRRNGLGTLMCGELVRWGREHGATHAYLQVAVDNTVALALYRDLGFVDHHHYRYARPDSH
- a CDS encoding peptide deformylase, whose amino-acid sequence is MAILPIRIVGDPVLHTATAPVTESPAELAELIADMYETLAAANGVGLAANQVGVGKRLFIYDCPDQGADGKVFRRRGEVVNPVLETSEIPETMPDPDDDDEGCLSVPGEQHPTGRADWARVTGTDAKGDPVDIEGRGFFARMLQHEVGHLDGFLYTDVLIGRHARAAKKAIKRAGWGVPGLSWTPGTVDDPFGHDDEDED